The Hordeum vulgare subsp. vulgare chromosome 7H, MorexV3_pseudomolecules_assembly, whole genome shotgun sequence DNA window GGGAGACGTGGGGGCGTGTGATCAGTTACGCCCACATCCCCCAGTATCCCACGATGCCCACACGCATTAATCGTGCGGGGAACCCCAGCCGACGGCCCGTGGCCGCAGAAGATCCCGCACGTGGGCCGAGGCCCGTCGGGCTAGGCCTGCGGCGACGTCCCGTCGCGCGCGTGGTGGTGGGCCCGCCGCTCACCACCGGTCCACACATGGCGCATACTGGCCGACTGGCCCGCATCCGACGGCCGCTCCCGCGCGTCGGGGTCTCCAGCTGACCCTCGGCGGGACGCCATCCCAAACGGCTGGCGGTCGGCCAACTCGCCCATCGGCCCCAGCCGgcgcaccacctccaacaactcTCACAATTCGGGCGTGGGGGGAAAACCGCTGGCCCCCCTCGTCCGGAGACCTCCGGACCCCAATAGTTTCGAGGGCTACTGATGGGGATATGGCCCCTGGGTATACCAAAGCGGAGGAAACCCTTCTCCAAGACATTAGGGGGCCAGCTGGGCCCGCTTTGTCGGATGGCCACAGGCGGCCCGTCTGGCCGTCGAGTGGCGTGTCGGCCGGCCACAGGCGGCCCATCTGACTGTTGTGTGGCTGGCCAGCTGGCCACGGGCGGCCCGTCTGGCCGTTGAGTGGCGGGCCGGCTGGCGACGGTCGGCCCGTCCGGCTGGTCCCAACGGCAGCCGGCGGGTCAGTACCCATCCTATCTGACCGTACCGGCGTACGGTGACAAGACCAGACTCCTGACGCAGGGGCGCGCGTGGCTACAACGCGCGTTGGCAGGCCCGACGTGGCCACAGGCGTCATGATGCAAGATACGATGTGGCTACAGGGCCACCGGTCACCATCGAGGCTGACCGGGCGAGGCGACACTGTAGCCATGCCTTCGTCTACCTACTACCTGACGACCCGCGTACCGGCCGCTGTAGCGTCAGACTGGCGGGCCCCGCGCCGGACAAGACCCAACAGCCGGCGGGTCCTTCGGCCAGCAGGAGAGGCTGGCAGCCGGGCCCCGTCCCCCTACTTTTTCCCACTACTGTACATCCTAGGCTACACTATAAAGCCACATCTCAGCCCCCCGAGAGAGGGGCTGGGAACTAGCGAACCGTTAGACTCCAAAACCCCCTGACGCTCCAGACACCACCGAGGCAGCGAGGCCGGCAGCGAGAGCTCCGTCTCCCTCCTCACGAACAGCTCGAGGAGCACCATTGTACTGTGATCTCATATAGTCACACTGGCAGGACTAGGTTTTttttacctcatcggagggccctgaacctggatAGATCGGCGTCATGTGTCTTGCGCCATCACCCGTTTCCAGACGCTGCCGGCTCCCATCAGCCCGAAACCATGATCTAAGCTACCCCCTGTCATCTGCCGTGGAAATACCACAACATCGATTGACCATCTCTTCTTCGAGTGTCCTCTAGCTAAATACATTTGGAAGTGATCCAGTGTAATCTGGGGGTTGATtgtgttaggaatatgcaacttgtattcccatgaggccataggccggtatatatacatgtacaggtggtggactatatgcaggaaaccccttatatattgggataaatacaaaagggtacatgacttatattataactctaacacccccccctcaaactcatggtggatgaacaacactgagtttggagagataaaaaccatgttgtgctctagtgtgggccttcgtcaggaaatccgccaactgtaactcggaaggcacatactgaagagcaatgacctgatcctgcacaccagcgcgcacatagaaagcatcaacaccaatatgcaccTAGTTAGGCAGGGGATTACCATCAGTAGcacggaggtgaacattgagctccataggagtctcaacaatgcgctcgtcactaagagcagcacgagcaagaagatcctggatatacttttcctgggatataaaaaagccataagaggtagaagagacttcaatcccaagaaagtagtgaagaggtccaagatcggacataagaaactgctcactaagacgggcctttacaaaggcaatatactcggggtcatccccagtgatgatcatgtcatcaacatagagaagaagaagagtccgaccacgaggagaaaggtgaataaacaatgctggatcatgagcacgctgaaaaaccagcggcagtcaccacagaggcaaaacgctcaaaccaggcgcgaggggcttgcttaaggccatagagagagtgaCGAAGAcggcataccatgccatcaggaacaaaaTACCCAtttggtggctgcatgtacacctcctcacgcagctcaccattaagaaagacattcttaacatcaagctgagatatagaccagtggcgtgcagaggccacggcaagaagtgtacgaacagtggtcatatgggccacaggagcaaaagtctcgtcataatcacgaccatgctcctgctgaaaaccacgagccacaagacgagctttgtgacgctcaagagaaccatcggagcgagtcttaaccttgtagacccacttacaagtgatgggacggactccgggaggaagtgaaacaagatcccacgtaccagtgcgttcaagagcagcaatctcctctgccatcgcaaactgccattcaggaggaacaacagcctgatgataggaagtcggctcaagaacagcagcaccaacGGTGGGAAATCCAAGGCAATCAAAAGGCGGACGAGGGCGAGAACGCAAGGCATAGGGAGGCtgagatgaggatgacgacacatccacagaggcatccacatgacgtgaacgacgagtgtaacactgaggaaaagatggaacaatgcaaGGGGGGATCACCAAGGTAGAATCGAGGGGTGAAGACGTAGAAGTCACCAGAGATGAAGGTgcagaatccggtgacatgccAGGAGAGGAAACCGTGGGAGATGGTGGTAGCAAATCGAcaggaggtggagaagcagagggagcggaacgaataggcaaaggctcgatGGGGGTGAGAGGTGtatcaggaaaagtgaggaaagagatatgctccactgaaaaggtcgaggaagatgggcgtgggtagaagggacgagactcgtcaaaagtcacatcccgagagatacgcatccgacgaccgataaGATCCctacaacgatagcccttatgctcatcactgtagcctaagaagacacactcaacagactgagcggtcagtttggtgcgttcgcgaggggcaagaagaacatagcaaacacaaccaaacaggcgaagcatcgaataatcgggagaacgatcaaaGAGATGCtcaaaaggaacaccaccctggaGAGCAGCAGAAGGTTgtagattgatgagataggtggaggtggagacggcctcagcccagaaatgcggcgggagagaggcaacaatcatcatcgcacgagccgtctcaagaaggtgacgatgcttgcggctcagccacaccattctgagcatgagcaccaggacaagagaactgaGCAAGTGTACCCTGCTCAGCCAGAAATCCACGCAACATCTTGGAGATATACTCTTCAGCAGAGTCAGCACGGAACACACGAATAGGCATagagaactgagtgtgaaccatggcagcaaaatgcttatagatagataatacctcactacgagaagacaTAAAATAGATCTACGTGtatcgagagaaatcatctataaagataatatagtagcGATGGCCTCCCTTCGAGGAAAAGGGAGCTGGAACCCAAACATCGGAGTGAACAAGGTCAAAAGGACGCTGGGACATAGTCTCGCTATGAGGATAAGGTAACTGAACCTGTTTACCAAGCCGGCAGCCCTGACAGTCTAAAGACACACCACCGGAGACGGATCCAAGAAGACCACGTCAAACTAAGGATGAGAGACGAGAGCCACATAAATGACCCAGACGATGATGCCACTCTTGAAAAGAGCTGGTAGACAAGGCAACAGAGGAGCAGAGACTAGTTGCGGTGGCAGCGGATGGAAGGTGAAGCTAGTCAAGCTCCCAGAGACCCTGAGAGTCACGACGCCGGGGGCCAGCACCAAGAAGAGCACCAGTGTGACGGTCCAGAACTGAACATGAGTCAAAGTCAAGAATGACCCGACAATCAGAGTCAACAATCTGGCCACCAGAAAGGAGCTGCATGGTAagccgaggaacatgagcaacatcgggaacatgaaaagatgaagtgctaAGAGTGCCTCGGCCAGTAACCGGGAGAGAAATACCATCAGCAGTAagaacatgaacaggagaatcaagagGTCGAGTAGATGACAGAGTGGATGAATCAGGAGTACTATGAAAAGATGCTCCAGTATCAATAACCCACGGAGATGTACCTGCgtgtgtagaaggtggtctcGCAATGCCAGAAGAGTCCGTAGCAGAACCAACAGAACCCGTCGATGAAGAAACAACAGATGGAGCTAGCAGACATTGAAATCATCCAATCTCCTGCTCAGTCAGGGGTGCAACCGAAGATGTCGATGTAGACACACCCGACAACGGAGAGTCGAAGGCAAGCAGCAGGGCGCGAAGTCGCGCAATCTCGTCCTCGGTGAAGTACACAGCTGAAGTAGGCGGCGTAATGGCACGAGGAGAGAAGCAACCACCACCACCTGTGGAAGCCGCTAAATGTGGCGGTGTAGTATGTCCAGTATCGTCGGCAAAGACCGGTGAAGAAGACGAGGCCGTGTGCGGACAAGCACCAAGTGCCAAGGGAAGACGCGTGGACGAAGTGCAGTCCATGGAGTCATAGGCACCATGACAACCGGTGAAAATCGCGAGAGGTGTCGGGGAAGAGCGACATGCACCGATGAAAGTCGCGAGAGGAGTCGATGTAGAGCGACAATCACCATATGTAGAGCTCGCAGGAGCAACAGAAGAACTACCAGCACAGCCGTCAGGAGTCACGGGAAGCAAGGGACTGCAACGTTGCGTGCTGGTGTAGACCATTTTCTTTTTAGAGGTCAACGACCAGGGAAAACCAGATCCGATCGGGAGTGCAAAACAGCACGCCGTGGAGAACGGCGACGTGCAGACGCGGCAGATGCCGGTGCAGCGGCTGATGCAGGACGTGGTGACCCTGTCCCTGCACCACGCCGGCAGCTACGTCGTGGAGCAGGATGGGAGCCGCTTCGATCTGGATCCGAGGCAACGCGGCGGGGTCGATCTGGCcagatggggcggcggcggctggaggcggcggcggccagggaCGAAAATGGATCGGGAGCGGGGCGTTGATGGGAGGAGATCGATCTGGAGCTTTGACCACGACGAGACGGGAGCAGCAACGAGTCGCGGACGGGAGCTGACGAGCGGACTAGAACCAGGAGCTGACGAGATCGGCCTAACCGCGAGCGGGGCCTGCGGCTGGTTCGATCCTGCTGCTGGTTCGATCCGGCGGAACAGGAGGAGATCCGGCTGCGGGGAGAGAGGAAGCAGCAGGACAAGGGATTTCATcggagcacgagttgcgcgtgcaaaGGAAAAACActaaggctctaataccatgttaggaatatgcaacttgtattcctatgaggccataggccggtatatatacatgtacaggtggtggactatatgcaggaaacctcttatatattgggataaatacaaaagggtacatgacttatattataactctaacagatTGTAGGTTCTCAGACACAATAGCTTGATTGAGATGATTATCTCTGCACAGACTGGTCAAGGTGAACAGCGCAAATTAGTGATTGATGTCTCCAAACTTTAAAGCAAATATATCTGAGATGATTAGATCAGTGGGAGTTTTTTATATTTCATTCTTGGAAGAAGGGTGTGTAACTCTTTTTTCATTGGCTCTGTTCTTGATCGAGGATGAATATATCCACCCGCCATTACCATTGTCAACGAGTAGTAAGACACAGCCACAATACTTCCTGCTGTATGTACTTATGTTCACTGTTTTTTATTTGATGAACTGACTGCTGCATGTTGCTTTGTTATGATTTATGATGTAGATTTTGTATATAATTTGTAAGATATACCCTGAGTAGTTTGCATCACGATAGATAAAATTGAAGGATGCTTCAACAGACCGGGGATGGCTGGATGGCGTGCCGTTGCAACTGTGGTGAATAAACCtctatgtcgtcgatgaagaatATGCTTTGTATGTATTGAGACTTGAGAGATAAACTTCCTAATTTTGGCTTGCGAGATGTTAAATAGCTGCATCTTTAGTTCTGGGTATCTCTTACCTTGGATCTGATAAACTGAATGTGCTTTATGGGAGGCATATATGTGCTCTAAATCTTATCACAATTCCACTAACTTGAATGCCTCCTATTTGACAGAACATTCTTAAAAGCATATCAGTCACATCCTACCCAAATGGTTACTCACTGCATGTATTCTGCACAGGAGACTGGCTATATTTACATCATGCCAAAGAATATCTTGAAGCTCATACGCATAGCAGATCTACGGACACAGGTTGCGGGTTTCCTTTATGGGCTGAGTCCACAGGATAATCCCCAACCAAGGAGATCAGATGCATATCGATTCCCCCACAGCATGGAACTCACCAGATGGCGGCTCTTCCAGCGAATCTTCGGGAGCATGAGTTCCTTGCTGACTTCGAGCCATTGGGATGGATGCATACCCAGCCAAATGAAGCTCCTCGGCTATCACCCCAGGTTCATCTCCTACTATTTCTACCTTGAAATCCAACCACCTGATCCTTATCCAGAATGAAGTGGCTAAAACATGAGCAAATCTATGACATctaatcaagcaaatttctgtctTTCCATCAGCTAATTGTTTCTCCTGAGACATCTGATTTCTTAATGAGATGGCACTATTCATACAAAGCCAATGTATTCGATATTTATACATAAAATGATTTATCATATAGTGTACAATAGAAATTTAACCTATCAAACTCGCTCTGCACAATACGTAAAAATATATTGCCGttggttgttttatgttttgCACAATTATAATAGTGTTGCCGGTGGACAGTTTCACTGCTGAATTATTGGTTCTGTTTGGTACGTTATGTGGCAGAGGGGCTTTCTGCATGTAAACCAGTCTCTACTGAATTGTGTTCTATTCCTTCTTGCACATTCTACCTTTTTTATGTGTGATCCAGAAGGAATTGAGAAATAGCAACTAGATAATCATTGGGCTGCTATCTAGACCATGGAGCGGTTCTAGAGATTTGGGTAGTTTAGGCGAGCATATGTCCTTGCATATTAATAAGTGAAGTAGGGTCACTAGGTTGGTTGGCCTTGTTTACTTGGCTCGGAGCAATGACCATTGAGAAGCACAGACGATTGGCTAGTCTTGTTTAGATTCGTGTCCAGCGGGACAAGCgtgccaaagtcgctagaacgaagtggtggaagctcaagggggaggtaGCTCAGGCGTTCAAGGAcagggtcattaaggagggcccttgggaggaaggaggtgatgcagacaacatgtggatgaagatggcgacttgcattcgtaaggtggcctcagaggagtttggagtgtc harbors:
- the LOC123412186 gene encoding uncharacterized protein LOC123412186; protein product: MDKQLQLLPNTTAARETGYIYIMPKNILKLIRIADLRTQVAGFLYGLSPQDNPQPRRSDAYRFPHSMELTRWRLFQRIFGSMSSLLTSSHWDGCIPSQMKLLGYHPRFRTMLPGTTTSWE